The following proteins are encoded in a genomic region of Chitinophagales bacterium:
- a CDS encoding isocitrate lyase, which yields MGNLSQTTYASALDTVKALKAKFGNTWDAIEPEYAGRMIVQNRFKTGLDIAKYTAAIMRKDMAEYDADSSKYTQSLGCWHGFVAQQKMIAVKKHHKTTSKKYLYLSGWMVAALRSEFGPLPDQSMHEKTSVPALIEEIYQFLKQADAVELNDLFRRLEAGEDVQAQIDNFETHVVPIIADIDAGFGNPEATYLLAKKMIEAGACAIQIENQVSDVKQCGHQDGKVTVPHEEFHAKLNAVRYAFLELGIDDGIIVARTDSEGAGLTQTIPYSQQKGDLASQYISFLKTEEIDIADANEDDVLIKKDGKLHRPARLASGLYEFAPGTNIDRVVLDCITSLQAGADLLWIETPTPHVGQIAAMMNRVKEVIPNAKLVYNNSPSFNWTLNFRKQAFDAMEQEGKDMSAYVRAELMDVKYDETELAKKADDMIRTFQADAAREAGVFHHLITLPTYHTTALHMNDLSKGYFGDEGMLAYVSNVQRQEIRKGVSCVKHQRMAGSDLGDDHKEFFAGDQALKAGGAKNTSNQF from the coding sequence ATGGGAAATTTATCGCAAACAACTTATGCTTCTGCTTTAGACACAGTTAAAGCACTAAAAGCAAAATTCGGTAATACTTGGGACGCTATTGAACCTGAATATGCAGGTAGAATGATCGTTCAAAATCGTTTCAAAACTGGTCTTGATATTGCAAAATATACAGCTGCTATTATGCGTAAAGATATGGCAGAATATGATGCAGATTCATCAAAATACACACAATCATTAGGTTGTTGGCATGGTTTTGTTGCTCAACAAAAAATGATTGCAGTTAAAAAACATCACAAAACAACTTCAAAAAAATACCTTTATCTTTCTGGTTGGATGGTTGCTGCATTAAGATCTGAATTTGGTCCATTACCAGATCAATCTATGCACGAAAAAACTTCAGTTCCTGCACTTATCGAAGAAATTTATCAATTCTTAAAACAAGCAGATGCTGTTGAATTAAACGATTTATTTCGTCGTTTAGAAGCTGGTGAAGATGTTCAAGCTCAAATAGACAACTTTGAAACTCATGTTGTTCCTATTATTGCTGATATCGATGCTGGTTTCGGAAATCCAGAAGCTACTTACTTATTAGCTAAAAAAATGATTGAAGCTGGTGCTTGTGCTATTCAAATTGAAAACCAAGTATCTGATGTAAAACAATGTGGACACCAAGATGGTAAAGTAACTGTACCTCATGAAGAATTTCATGCAAAATTAAATGCAGTTCGTTATGCTTTCTTAGAATTAGGTATTGATGATGGTATCATTGTTGCTCGTACAGACTCAGAAGGTGCTGGTTTAACACAAACCATTCCTTATTCTCAACAAAAAGGCGATTTAGCTTCTCAATATATTAGTTTCTTAAAAACAGAAGAAATTGATATTGCTGATGCTAATGAAGATGATGTTTTGATTAAAAAAGACGGAAAATTACATCGTCCTGCTCGTTTAGCAAGTGGATTATATGAATTTGCTCCAGGTACTAACATTGATAGAGTTGTTTTAGATTGTATTACAAGTTTACAAGCTGGTGCTGATTTATTGTGGATTGAAACACCAACACCACATGTTGGACAAATTGCTGCGATGATGAATAGAGTGAAAGAAGTAATTCCTAATGCAAAATTAGTTTATAACAATTCTCCATCTTTTAACTGGACACTTAATTTCAGAAAACAAGCATTTGATGCAATGGAACAAGAAGGCAAAGATATGTCGGCTTATGTTCGTGCAGAATTAATGGATGTTAAATACGACGAAACAGAATTAGCTAAAAAAGCAGATGATATGATTCGTACTTTCCAAGCAGATGCTGCTCGTGAAGCTGGTGTATTCCATCACTTAATTACATTACCTACTTACCATACAACTGCTTTACATATGAACGATTTATCTAAAGGATATTTTGGCGATGAAGGTATGTTAGCTTATGTAAGCAATGTTCAAAGACAAGAAATTAGAAAAGGCGTTTCTTGTGTTAAACATCAAAGAATGGCTGGTTCTGACTTAGGTGATGATCACAAAGAATTTTTTGCTGGCGACCAAGCGTTAAAAGCTGGTGGTGCAAAAAATACATCAAACCAATTCTAA